In Drosophila nasuta strain 15112-1781.00 chromosome 2R, ASM2355853v1, whole genome shotgun sequence, a single genomic region encodes these proteins:
- the LOC132785767 gene encoding arrestin domain-containing protein 1-like: MPIRTFVQFEKGSAIFYGGEEIRGQFVMTTSDTLSVNSIYILLEGEANVMPYENASSPMQYGTQCYLSERMDYSNAIELSPGTYNYAFNFTLPLTCPSSCESPCGRIFYHVALIIDRFWHSDHIYKEAIRVIQPNNLNLLEEAKIPIESEHIKSLCCWPFSSGPANLTLTIPFGGYVPGQKISCTVCIDNQSVGNDLQNVQLCLKQIMSFGSTRSIAKPREREKTLASCVLTESVKRLSKRLIRATLVVPPVPPTSIDAIGRIIKVRYAIGISMQYGFCLNWNIDTPIIIGTEPLIQSIQNPTESCTATAPIAETD; this comes from the exons ATGCCTATAAGAACCTTTGTTCAGTTCGAAAAGGGCAGTGCTATTTTCTATGGCGGCGAGGAAATCAGAGGACAATTTGTGATGACAACATCGGATACACTTTCagttaatt ctatttatatattattggAAGGCGAGGCAAATGTGATGCCATATGAAAACGCGTCAAGTCCCATGCAATACGGAACTCAGTGTTATTTAAGCGAACGTATGGATTACAGTAACGCGATAGAACTTTCTCCAGGCACTTACAACTATGCATTTAACTTTACGCTCCCATTGACATGCCCATCATCATGCGAATCTCCATGTGGAAGAATATTCTATCACGTTGCATTAATTATTGATCGTTTTTGGCACTCTGACCATATATATAAAGAGGCGATTAGAGTAATACAGCCGAACAATCTTAACTTATTAGAAGAAGCAAAG ATTCCCATTGAAAGCGAACATATTAAGAGCCTTTGCTGCTGGCCCTTTTCTTCAGGTCCAGCCAATCTGACTCTAACGATACCTTTCGGAGGCTATGTGCCTGGTCAAAAGATCAGCTGCACTGTATGCATTGATAACCAGTCGGTAGGCAATGATTTGCAAAATGTCCAGCTATGCCTTAAACAAATCATGAGCTTCGGGTCAACTCGCTCAATTGCTAAACCCCGTGAACGTGAAAAGACTCTCGCATCATGTGTACTCACAGAATCTGTAAAACGATTATCGAAGCGCTTGATTAGGGCTACTCTAGTAGTACCACCCGTGCCACCCACATCTATAGATGCAATAGGCCGAATTATAAAAGTACGATATGCGATTGGGATCAGCATGCAATATGGCTTTTGTTTAAATTGGAACATAGATACACCGATCATAATTGGCACCGAACCTCTGATACAGAGTATTCAAAATCCAACCGAAAGTTGTACTGCAACAGCACCAATTGCCGAAACCGATTGA
- the LOC132786246 gene encoding arrestin domain-containing protein 3-like yields MPIRTFAQFEKGSAIFYGGEEIRGQFVTTTSDKLSVNSIYILLEGEANVMPYENASSPMEYGTQRYLSERMDYSNAIELSPGTYNYAFNFTAPLTCPSSCVSPCGKIFYHVILVIDRSWHSDHVYKEAIQLIQPTNLNLLQEAKIPIESEHIKSLCCWPFSSGPANLTLTIHFGGYVPGQKISCTVCIDNQSVGNDLQNVQLCLKQIMSYASTRSMDRPRVREKSLVSCVLSECVKRLSKRLIRATLVVPPVPPTTLEVIETIDQIIKVRYAIGISMQYGFCLNWNIDTPIIIGTVPLIQIIQNPTESCTATAPIAETD; encoded by the exons ATGCCTATAAGAACCTTTGCTCAGTTCGAAAAGGGCAGTGCTATTTTCTATGGCGGCGAGGAAATCAGAGGACAATTTGTGACAACAACATCGGATAAACTTTCagttaatt ctatttatatattattggAAGGCGAGGCAAATGTGATGCCATATGAAAACGCGTCAAGTCCCATGGAATACGGAACTCAGCGTTATTTAAGTGAACGTATGGATTACAGTAACGCGATAGAACTTTCTCCAGGCACTTACAACTATGCATTTAACTTTACCGCCCCGTTGACATGTCCATCATCATGTGTATCCCCATGTGGAAAAATTTTCTACCACGTTATATTAGTTATCGATCGTTCTTGGCACTCTGACCATGTATACAAAGAGGCGATACAACTAATACAGCCGACCAATCTTAACCTATTACAAGAAGCGAAG ATTCCCATTGAAAGCGAGCATATTAAGAGCCTTTGCTGCTGGCCCTTTTCTTCAGGTCCAGCCAATCTAACTCTAACGATACATTTCGGAGGCTATGTGCCTGGTCAAAAGATCAGCTGCACTGTATGCATTGATAACCAGTCGGTAGGCAATGATTTGCAAAATGTCCAGCTATGCCTTAAACAAATCATGAGCTACGCGTCAACTCGCTCAATGGATAGGCCGCGCGTACGTGAAAAGTCTCTCGTATCATGTGTACTCTCAGAATGTGTAAAACGGTTATCGAAGCGCTTGATAAGGGCTACTCTAGTAGTACCACCCGTGCCACCCACAACACTAGAGGTAATTGAGACAATAgatcaaattataaaagtaCGATATGCGATTGGAATCAGCATGCAATatggtttttgtttaaattggAACATAGATACACCGATCATAATTGGCACCGTACCTCTGATACAGATTATTCAAAATCCAACCGAAAGTTGTACTGCAACAGCACCAATTGCCGAAACCGATTGA